The region CCTGCTATCATCCCTCTAAGTTTAATATCAcctacatatgtcatgaaatttgttgtctttgcagcagcagttcaatgcaatacgtagtaaaagataaaaaaaaaggtgaattatagtaaatatatatgaagttaaattaaataagaagtgcaaaaatagaagcaaaaagtagtgtggtagtgttcttgggttcaatgtccattcggaaatcagatggcagagctcAAGGAGCTGATAtacctccctcctgtatgccctctcatcaccatctgaagtaCTGCCAACAATAGTCTtctgatcagcaaatttatagatggcacttgtacactgcctagccacacagtcctgggtgtagagacagtagaTCAGTGGTctaagcacatatccctgaggtgcgtcagtgttgattggcagcgaggtggagatgttatttccaatccgcacagattgtggtcttccagttcagAAGTTGAGGatacatttgcagagggaggtacagagtccaacactctggagcttttcaatcagaactgtagaaatgagtgtgttagacacagagctgtagtcaatgaacagcatcttgaccgaggtatttgtattgtccaggtgatccaaataTCATCTCTGCAATTACCCTGGCAAGGCTCAGCAGGATTTTGTATATTTCAGTCTGATCATCTGACATTCTTCAATGGTCTGGAGTAGATGGTTCCAGTTAGGCACTAAAACATAGCCATCAGTCTCTGAATCATAGTTACACTCTCTCTGTTATGTGATATGCAaaccagtatgcaagacaaggcaCTACGATAAGGAGAGCCAGCTCCTGCCCATTCAATAAGCTCCTTCTCTACACGCTCCTAATGAATCCAGATGAACGACAGAAACCGATACGGCTTGGCACCGGTGGCAGCAGAGTTCTTGATACTCAGCCTTGAAAGCAACTTTGGACTGctgtagggactccagctctggattttcccttctcctagatgagctgctaaccatggctgatgagcacCATCTGCCCAGAGCAACCGGCTTAAGATGTCGCTAACCTGCCTCTGtcacttctcctgtcagtagaaacagttcggCTGGGCGTAGTCGCTAAGCCGtacgtgaaggccgggagctgtaCTGGGTTGTCAGAgtctatttgagacacacaccattgggagcatttaatcggTGATATGACCTTATCCCTGCAGCCCCCCACTCCTGGCTATAATGACCTTAAGGATCCAAAGGTTCACATTACAGGTGTGACCCATACAGGGTCTTCTACTGTGTCACAATGATAAACCACATTTGTTTCTGTAATTTCAATATTTCTCCCTCAGTTTCAAGTGCATTGTGGGCGAAAGAATATGTAAGAGGAGTTGTGGGAAGAGCGATCACAATCAATTGTCACTATGAAGCAATGTACCgctcacacacaaagtactggtgCCCTAGTAGGAATCAACAATGTTCAGATTTAGTGGAAACAAATGGGCAACACGGACTGAGTGGACGAGTGTCAATCACAGATAACCCGGAACAGGGAATATTTACTGTTACTATGGAGAATCTTCGCTCTTGAGATACAGGATGGTACGGCTGTGGAATCACAGATAAAAGTCCCGATCCAAGATTTTATGTTTATCTACAAGTAATTGATAGTAGGTTTCTCAGTGACTGATTTTGTGCTTTTTAAGTTATTTGCTTGCATTAAATTCTTCTTTTCCATCAAATCTGAAAATGCCTCTCTCAGTTTCAGGTGCATTGTGGGCAGAGAAATATTTAAGTGGAGTTGTGGGAAGAGCGATCACAATCGATTGTTACTATGAAGCAAAGTACCGCTCACACACAAAGTATTGGTGCCATGGATGGACTCTCCAATGTTCAGTTTTAGTGGAAACAAATGGACAACACAGACGGAGTGGACGAGTGTCAATCGCAGATAACCCAGAAGAGGGAATATTTACTGTTACTATGGAGGATGTTCACTCTCGAGATACAGGACGGTACAGCTGTGGAATTACAACACCAGGTGCCAATCCGATGTTTAGTGTATATCTACAAGTATCTAATGGTAGGTTTCCAGCTGTTAGATGTGTGCTCCCATTAAACTGTATGATCCATGTTTTCTCTGGGAGGGGTCAGGACAGCAAGGATACCCTGAAGTGCTGAGTCCTGTGGGGAGTGGGCTGGGGTCGAGAAACCCCATTCCTGTTGCTCTCATCCAGTGCAGCGTCTGACCCTCTGACAGGACACCGGAGGCTCAGCACATTTTCCTGCCTCTGAACTGTACGAAATGTCACCCTGTCAGAGGTTTACATTCAGACTAAAACTAATAATTCAACAATAACAGATCAGTGAGACACAAGTGTTACTCATGGTCTATATGCCTCAAAGAtaccaagtccccttgcacctctgattttgaaTTATCTCACCATTCAGAAGAGACGTTCattcctcctaccaaagtgcatgaccatacagttctctcacaatattccatctgacactttcttctccgttctcccaatctgactAAGTCCTGCTACAGGCTCCATGCTGCCACAACACTTATctgtccttccacctatctttgtaccacctgcaaacctgctcacaaagccatcaactctgtCAAATAATTCGTCTGTATGTAATGTGGAAAGAAGCGGTCACAATACCGAAACCactcgtcaccagcagccagtgTCCTGTGAGTCTGTCCAGGGAAACCTTCGCATTCAGTACACGTGGTACGAAAACATCCCACCTGTCAATTCAAAACTGTCAGACACAAATAATCTGAATCTACATAATCAGTCCTTCAAGCATCATCACCATTAATGCTTTTGCACAGCTTCAAATAATCTTGGAGCAAATTCCAGTGAAATGATCCTTATGATTGTCACCAACAGAGCAGGGATCTTATTCATGTGACAGATGTCAACATCCAACAGTTTTGCTTCCAGATGGCTGCTAACCTTGTCCTTGGGGCTGATGGTCATGGGCTTCTGTGTAACTTGTCCAGGGAGTAGTCTTCTGCCGGTGGTGATGAGAGAGACTGTTGCTTGCTTAATAATATATTGGGCTGTTCTTTTAGGTTGCTGTTTGTGTTGCAGCAGCGATTTCCCCCTGCCTCAGACTGTGGTAAATGTTTGACATGAGAATAGTTGTCACTCTCTGAAACGTGGCCTCTGACACCCTCTTCTAACCGCAGTATTGCTTTGTTGTGTGAAGTTACATTGCTGCTTTCTGCTTAAGATCTCTTATTCAGTCTGAGACACTACCAATACCCAATTTCTCTCAATTAGGATGCATTGAAAGCAGGCATGGAATCTCATGGAAAATGGACTTAAAACTTTGTCAATGTTacaaagttccaagttcaaagtaaaatatattatcagagtacttacacgtcaccacatacaaccctgagattctttttctgcaggcatacttaacaaatctataacacagtaactataaacaggatctgtaaactatcAAATTCAGGAACTGTATACTGTGAACAATCTGTGTAAATGCGGGTATAAATAATTAGCaagaaataatgagcatgaagtgACAAGCTAAAAGCGTCCTTAAATCAATGTAGCaattaactatacagaggatatttctgtgaacattctttgggatacttttaaagcttatattcgtggtcagattatctcatattctgctgctttgaggaagaagctgaagcaggaggagttggcaatcgtggacaagattaaggaaattgataagaaatatgttatagctccttctgaggagttatataaacaaagaactgaacttcaaatggaacacagtttattactttcgtcctcgattgtaaatcaattaaagaaaacaagaagtgaattttatgtacacagtgacaaaattggcaaactgttggctaatcaactgaagtctaattatgctaaatctcaaattaatcagatttataaccaaaatgaccgactgatacttgatcatgtgggaattaatcaaactttctgtgatttttattcttccttatatcaatcagagtctcctcgagattctaaatatatgaatgattttttagataatctagacttccctgagatttcacaggatatgtcttctatgttagatactcccattaccacggatgagattaagaatgttattttctctatgaatttggggaaagctcctggccctgatgggtttaccgtagaattttataaatgtttcgcacctctattaatcccttggctctgtagggtttttgaggcttcattaaaacttggtaaacttcctgaatctttcaatagagcgtcaatctctctaatattaaagaaggataaagatcctgctcaatgtgcatcttatagaccaatatctttattaaatgttgattctaaagttttttctaagttattagcaaatagattagaaaaagtacttccttttattatttcggaagaccaaacgggttttattaaaggtcgttactctttttataatattcgcacactgttaaatattgtttatactccctcacaaaatgttcctgagtgtgttatctctttagatgctgagaaagcttttgatagagtagaatggccttatttatttaaggtgcttgaaatgtttaattttagcttgaaatttatatcctggattaaattgttatatcattctcctgtggcctcggtccgtactaactctctaagctcaccttttttccctctttttcgaggtactcgacaagggtgtcctcttagtcctttattatttgatattgcattagaacctcttgcaattgccattcgagaatctccaaatattactgggataactcggggcttaaagtcccataaaatatcactctatgctgatgatttacctttatatatttctaatctccaaaaatccatccctgctgttttagagctattagcacaatttggtcttttttcaggttataaattaaatcttagtaagagtgaacttttcccgattaataaacaacttcccttatatcataactttccatttaaattgattaataattatttttcatatcttgggattaaaattacttgtaaatacaaagatttatttaagattaactttttacccttaattgaccatattattcaactttcatctgaatggtttcctttatatttaactttgattggtcgtattagtgcagttaagatgttttttttgccaaaatttttatatatatttcaggcattaccaatttttgttccaaaatctttttttgataaagttgactccaaaatttcttcgTTTATTTGGCAAagtaaaaacccgagactgggtaaaatacatttacagaaagctaagagagatggaggcttagcattacctaactttagattttattattgggcaattaatattcgacatatgaaattttggttacttgaccaggatatactatccattcctaaatgggtagcattggaattacaatctgttcagggctatacacttggctctattttaggttcctctcttccttttgatttgaaacgccttaaacaggcgtctaacccgatagttaaatata is a window of Mobula birostris isolate sMobBir1 chromosome 14, sMobBir1.hap1, whole genome shotgun sequence DNA encoding:
- the LOC140209539 gene encoding CMRF35-like molecule 2, which codes for MWVPILLICSLPVSGALWAEKYLSGVVGRAITIDCYYEAKYRSHTKYWCHGWTLQCSVLVETNGQHRRSGRVSIADNPEEGIFTVTMEDVHSRDTGRYSCGITTPGANPMFSVYLQVSNAEQTTTQSMNTVNFKNKENHQSKSYLIWSVGRWLLFALLGICTISINWFMRESKKPEELSSQLGP